The following nucleotide sequence is from Streptomyces sp. NBC_01298.
TCGACCTGGTACGTCAATTCGAACGGTGTCAATTTCCGAACGGGTCCCGGTACGGGGTACCGGTCTGTGGGCCTGCTCTACTACCCCGACAGCGGGACGCGAGTCAGTGAGACTGACGGATGGGTCAAGCTGCGGCTGCGCTACAAGTCGCGGACTGGCCTTCCCGCCGGCACGACGGCGTGGGTGTCGAAGTCCTACTCGAATCCATGCCTGCCGATCGACCTGACGTAGATGCCAGGCCGCCGTCCCGTGGGACGGCGGCCTGGCATTTCCGCGAGAAGGAGCGCGTAGGCGGGCGCGGTCGGGGTCCCGGTGTGCGGGTGCGCAACAGGTGTTCAGCCTGTGAGCCTTTCAAGGTGCGCAAGGCGCTTCGCGACGGCATCCGGTCCCGTGTTGAGCGTTCCGGAAATGACCGGGAGGACGTTGCGGTCCGTGACCTGCCAGTCGTATCCGTAGTCGTCCCCGAGCGGATTGGTCAGGCTGATCAGGTAGCCGCCCGGGAGGGGAACGTGGACGAACTCGCCGGCGCTGTCGCCCGAGGTTCTGTGCGAGACCCCGCGCGTGGTCAGCGCCGCCGTGAGCGCGTCGTGAGTGGCGTTCGCGGTGCGCGCGCCTTCCTCGGTGGGGGCCGGTGCGATGGCTTCCAGGAAGCCGACGAGCGCATCTGTCGACGAGACACTCATGATCTTGTGTTCCTCTCACTCTGCGGGACCTCTGGTCCCGTGGGGTGAGTCGACGGTGCGTGGCGCGGCACCTAGCGACACAAGTGGCAGGCGAGCCGCCCATCGGCTTCAGGTGCGCCCCGGTTTTCAGCAATGGGGTACGTAGAGGACGGTCCGTGGGCGGATCTTGACGGCATCAGGCAGCGAAGCCGAGAGACCTCGTGTACTCGTAGGCACCCCAGTCGGAACCGATGGCGTCGCGCAGCTCGTCGATCCATGCGTCGTCCAGGAGCCGTTCGCTTCCCTTCTCCCAGCCGCCGTCCGACCATCCGGCCACGATCGCGTCCCAGCTTCTGATCTTGACCTTCCGCACGCTCTTGTCCCGGCGACGGTGCTCCTGGGCGACGTTGCCGTCCTCGGCGGGGTGGATCTCGATGAGGGTCCCGCCGTTGGCGTTGAGGCGCTGCAGGAGGTAGCGGGCGACGTTGTGCCGTCGCATCCGGCGGTAGGTCTCCTCGATCAGGGTCAGGTTGTCCTCGCGTGGTGTCTGGCTGCCGTCGAGCCACTTCCTGAGCGTGGCCGGTGCTGGGTTGAGCCCCTCGTTGGCCATGGTCCGCTGAGCGTGCTTTGAGCGCGTCATGTAGCGGAGCCGTGCTGCGAGGCCGCGGTGCGTCGTTACCGGAGAGGTGATGCCGCCGGCCAGGCCGTCGAGTACCTCGGCGGCTGCGAGGCTGCTGCGCTGGCCGGTTGCTCCGTAGTGGCCGAAGTCGATGTGATGTCCGGGCACGGTCAGGCCTCCGGGGAGATGGTGATCTCGCTGGTCTTCTTGAGCTTTACTTCCGTCACTCCGCGCCCTTCGTCGAAGACCGACCGCCAGGCACCGATGACATGGAGCTCATCGGTTCCGCTGAGCCTGACGACGTGCAGTCCGGCCGCGTGCGCCTTGAGGGCCTTGCCGTACAGGTTAGAGAAAGCTTGGCTGCGGATGGTGTGTGCCCAGTCGGGGCGGACAAGGCTGTGGTTCGCGCTCGAGGTGCCAGCGGTGGAAACGAACTTGGAGTAGATGGCTTTGACGTAGAGCTCGCTGAGCTCGTCGCCCTCTGCGATGGCCTGGGCGCGGACCTCGGTGAGGGCGGTGCGGAAGTACTCCAGGAGGTGCTCGGTGCTGCCGCTCGTCCAGGACTCGTGGATCTCTGGCGGGGCGCAGAGGTTGCCGTTCTTGGGAGAAGCCAGTCGGTTGAGCAGCCTGAGGGTGGGCTCCATGATCCACAGGGGTCCGGGTTCGTCCCGGGCCCCGATGGGGTTGGGGAGATGGTCATGGTGCCACTCGCCCGGGGTTACGAGGTGTACACCGGAGCGCTTGAGGGCGAGCGTGTTGATGGCGCCCGTGGTGTGTTCCGGCTCGCCCAGTGGCAGGTGGGTCTTGAGGGCGCTGAGGTAGGCGCCGTTCATGTCGAGTTCGTCGACGGTGTGGGTACCGGGCGCGAGCGGGAGGGTGTCCCAGCGTCGGCGCCAGTGCGGGCGGGCTTCCCAGACCTGGTTGGGCTTGGACTTGCTGGGCTTCTTGTAGATGGCGTCCGGCAGCGGCGGGTAGGCGATGACGTCGTATCGTCCTTGCGCGCGGCTGATGTCGAGGAGCTCCATGGCGTGGGGGATCGCCTTCTTCTCCAGGTAGGTCGCCGCTGCCTCCATGTCGCCGCCGGCGTCCTTGAGTGCGGCCTGGACGTTGCGGCGGAGGAAGGCCACGCAGTTGGCGTGGGTCTCCGCTCGTTCCTGACGTGGCCGCGGTTCCTTTCGCTCCCGTCGGGGCCGGTCTGGTTCAGCGCTGGCGGGCGCGGTGGTGGCGGGCTCCGGCGCTGGTGCCGCTGCGAGGGCTGCTGTTTCTCCCGCCTCCGCGCAGGCCTCGGCGGACACGTGCTGGGGGAACCCTTCCAGGGTGGTGGTGGTGGGGAGGTTGCAGAGTACGCAGCGGGCGGGAGTCGCCAGCGTGGTGACCTCGGCCTCCAGGTCGCTGTCGTGGGGCGCAGCGGTCTGCTTGGCGGGTTCAGTATCGGCTGCGGCTTCGTCGGTGGAGGTGGTGACGAACTCTGCGAGGTGGGAAAGGCCGTGGCGGCGGGCGTAGGCGGAGCACGCCTTTTCCGGGCCTGCGAACAGGTCCAGAGGGTCGATTCCGAAATGAGCGGCGACTCGGTCGGCTTCATCGAGTCCCCACGGAGTCGCCCCCTGGCGTCGGCTCACTGCGTAGTCGGGCAAGGCGATGCCTCGGGCCAGGTCGATCTGCTGCTGCTGAGAGAGTGCGAGGAGCGCAGTGATCGCGGCACGGGTCTTGGTGAGTGTGCTTGGGCTCTGCGACATGGGGGAAGCATACTCGCAGACTTGCACTCAGTGCAATTCTCTTGCATTGAGTGCAAGTCGGCCGTGTCTTTGGCTGTACTTCCCTTAACGAGCCGACGTCCCCTTGGACTTCGCGCAGACCTCATGGACCCAGTCGCGGTGTGCTCCCGCCCGGTCCCCCGTGGTGGGGTAGCTGCGGGTGCCTGCTCGGCTGAGGCCGCGTGCTGGCGGGCGCCTGTGGTGTCCGACGATCGCGTGCCGAAGCCTGCCCGATGAGTTGGACGATCTCGGCCAGACGGTGCGGGTCGACGTCTCGCCGACTGGCGGGATCGGCCTGCTCAAGGACCCTGTTGAGCGCGAGAAGTGTTCGAGTCCCGGGAGCGGCGGCCTCGACCATGCGTGTGCGCTTCAGCTGTGGCTCGGACTCCGCCCGCGCCCAGTCATGGATAGCACGGGCGCGTGCTGCGGCGGTGGAGGCCGCACTGAGCACTCCCTGCCCTTCCAGGGCGAGGAGACGCTCCTGGGCGGCGGCAGCGTCGGGGTGGCCGCGGGAGGGGATCAGCGGTCCCAGCTCTTTGAGAAGCGGCTGCACTCTGGTCACGCTGTCGTACAGCTGCGCGGCCTCCTGGGCCGCGGTGTTCATCCAGGCGTGGTCGTCACTGGAGATGCGTGCCGTGATCAGGTCGAGGACGTCGGTGGCGCGCTCCGCGGCCCCGGGGAGCTCTGGTCCGCAGGCGGCGAGGCGGTTCCAGTCCTCCACCAGTTGCGCGTCGGGGGCGTCGTCGTAGGGGATGAGGAGGTCCGCGCGGTTGAAGGCGGCGCTGGTCTTCAGAGACTCGTTGGCGATCTCAGCGGCTGCTCGCGGTGAGATCCGGGTCTGTCGTGCTACCTCGCTGACCACTTGCACAGAGGGGTGGACGTCGGTTGCGGCGGCGAGGAGGATGCCCCAGGCTCGGCCGGCCTGAAGCGCGCTGTCGAGGGCTGGGGGTTCGTGGTCACTGGGCATGTGGCGGATGAGCCAGGCGGCCTGGGCGCGTACAAGCTCCTGTTTCCGGCTGGCTGAAGGCGCGAGGAGATCATCAAAGGCTGACTGTCGGAGCGCCTCCGTCAGCAGGTGACCGGGGGCGGCAGGTCCGTCAGGCCGCGAGACGGCTTGTGGCGTGTCGGTGGTGTCTTGGGAAAACCAGTCGATGGCCTGCTGTACAGAGTCCCCGGGAGCTTGGGAGGCTCGCGCATCGGGTGCTGACTCATCCGCTGCCATGGCTGGCTCCCGGGCCGGGGTGACTTGAAGCCATCAGATGGTCGCCTGGTTCCCGGCGTAGCGGGACAGGTTCGGGACGGACTGCTCGTGGTGGCGCAGGGCCTCATACGTGGCCTGTTTGAGTTGAGCCTGCGTCTGGTCGATGAGCTGGCGGGGGCGGGTGGCGGGGTTCTGGGCTGCGGCTTCCATGGCGGTGCTCGCATCGCGGGCCGTGCGGCGCACGGTCATGGTGACCAGATGGCCGGCAGTCTGTTCGGCGGGCGGGACTCGAAGCGTGCGTGCCGCATAGCCGATGTTCTGGATTTCGGAATGGCTGAGCTCGGTTCCCGCCTGGCGGGCCAGGCGTTGCGCTTGGTTGGCCAGTACCCAGGGGTCCACGGCCGCACCGGGGTGGAGGGTTTGAAGAGCCTCGAACAAGTAGGCGTGCTCGGGCTGGGTGAAGTCCTGCGGTGCCAGGGCTGATGTGGGGCCGCCGGAGCGTAGTTGGTTCGGGTCTTGCATCAGGGAGATCAGCACGCGGCGTTCGGAGTCGCGGGAGGTGTAGCTGGCGTCC
It contains:
- a CDS encoding SH3 domain-containing protein; translated protein: MKRSATALAVMSFALVLAAPAAAHAAPARASTAAASSCSTWYVNSNGVNFRTGPGTGYRSVGLLYYPDSGTRVSETDGWVKLRLRYKSRTGLPAGTTAWVSKSYSNPCLPIDLT
- a CDS encoding transcriptional regulator is translated as MPGHHIDFGHYGATGQRSSLAAAEVLDGLAGGITSPVTTHRGLAARLRYMTRSKHAQRTMANEGLNPAPATLRKWLDGSQTPREDNLTLIEETYRRMRRHNVARYLLQRLNANGGTLIEIHPAEDGNVAQEHRRRDKSVRKVKIRSWDAIVAGWSDGGWEKGSERLLDDAWIDELRDAIGSDWGAYEYTRSLGFAA